The Haloprofundus salinisoli region AAGCGGGCGACGGCACCGAAGACCTCGTGCTCTACGTCTGGGTCGACGCCCCCATCGAGTACGTCGCCTCGACGAAGCAGTACACAGAGCGCGTCGGCGAAGCGGAGTACGACTGGGCGGAAGCGTGGCGGGAAGACGGTGACATCGTCCACATCATCGGCCGCGACATCATCCAGCACCACACCGTCTTCTGGCCGGCGATGCTCCGCGGCGTCGACTACGAGGAACCCCGCGCCGTGATGGCGAGCGGGTTCGTCACCCTCGGCGGCAAGGGGTTCTCCACGTCCCGCAATCGGGCGGTGTGGGCCGACGAGTATCTCGACGAGGGGTTCGACCCGGACCTGCTGCGCTACTACCTCGCCACTAACGGCGGCTTCCAGCAGGACGTCGACTTCTCGTGGTCGAAGTTCCAAGAGCGCGTCAACGGCGAACTCGTCGGCACCGTCGGCAACTTCCTCTACCGGTCGCTGCTCTTTGCCTACCGGAACTACGAGGGGACGCCCGAGGGAGACGTCTCAGAGGAGGTACAGAGCCGCATCGAAGGTGCCATCCGCGACTTCGGTGAGGCCGTCAACGACTACTCGGTCCGAAAAGTCGGACTGGCGACGGTTGAGCTCGCCCGCTTCGGGAACGAGTACATCCAGCGCAACGAGCCCTGGAAGCTCACCGACGAGAAGCCCGAAGAGGCCGCGCAGGTCATTCGTGACTGCGTCCAGATAGCCAAAGCGGTCGCCGTGCTCTTCGAGCCGGTCGCGCCCGGCAAGTCCGAGCGGCTCTGGGACGCCCTCGGCGAGGACGGGTCCGTCCATGACGTCGACGTGCACGCCGCGCTCGACGCGCCGCCCGCGTCGTTCGACGAACCGACCGAGTTGTTCGAGAAGATCGAGGACGAGCGCGTCGCCGAACTGAACGAGAAACTCGACGCACGAGTCGCGGAAGCGACCGAGAGCGAGGCGGACGAGGGTGACGAGACCGAAACCGAAAGCGAGGAGTCGAAGGCGGACGCCGACTCGGACGTGAGCGACCTCGAACCCATCTCCGAAGACCGAATCAGTTTCGACGAGTTCCAGGCGCTCGACCTCCGAGTCGGCGAGATCGTCTCGGCCGAGGGCGTCGACGGCGCGGACAAACTGGCGAAGCTCGAAGTAGATATCGGCCACGAGGTCCGTCAGATCGTCGCCGGCATCAAACAGCTACACGACTTGGACTCGCTCGTCGGCGAGCGCGTCGTCGTCGTCGCCAACCTCGAACAAGCCGAGCTGTTCGGCGTCGAGTCCAACGGGATGTTGCTCGCCGCGGGCGAGGACGCCGATATCCTGACGACTCACGGCGACTCGGTGCCGGGGACGAAAGTCCGATAACCGCGGCGTCGAACGCTTTTCTCTTCAGCCCTCTCGGCGGAACTCGTCGACCAGTTGCACGTAGTCGTCGGTCACCAACTCGATCTGGTTCGCGTCGAGCGTCAGCGACTCCTCCTCGGGGGCGGCGGAGTCGGCCATATCCGCTTCGACGCCGGTGTAGGGCTTGACGACGGCGCGGTCGTTCTCGACGGCGTTCACGCGTCCGATTTCGTCGCCGCCCGGAGTGACGACGGGCTTGCCAACCGCTTCCTCGGTGACGTGTTCCATAGCGGGTATCCGTACGACTACGAGGCGTTTATAGCTCGGGTCGAGACGAAAAAGTTGGGGCCCAGTCGCCGGGCGTTCGGCCCCGCGCGTCCCCCATAATCGTTCACTCGGGGGTGAGTTTCATCGCCGGTATTTTTAGCCACACGGGCGTATCGCCCAGTATGAGAAACGCCAAAATCGTCTGTACGCTGGGTCCGGCGTCGGACGACCGAGGAACGATTCGGGGACTCGCCGACGCGGGTATGTCCGTCGCTCGACTGAACGCGAGTCACGGGACGACGGACCACCGGGCGACGGTCGTCGACCGCATCCAGGCCGTCGACGAAGCGACGGAGGACCCTCTGGCGGCGATGGTCGACCTCCAGGGTCCGGAGGTCCGCACCGCCCCGCTCGACGAACCGATCACGCTCGAAACCGGCTCCGAGGTCCACTTCTTCGAGGGCGACACCGCGACACCCGAGAAAGTCGGTCTCTCTCTGCCTATCGACGCCGCCGAGCCCGGTGACACCATCCTCTTGGACGACGGGCGCATCGAGGCGACGGTCGAACGCGTCGTCGACGACGGCGTCGTCGCCCGCATCGACTCGGGCGGCGAACTCGGCGGCCGGAAAGGGGTAAACGTGCCGGGCGCCGACCTCGACATCGACCTCATCACCGACCGCGACTACGAGGACATCCAGCTCGCCGCCGACAAGGACGCCGACTTCGTCGCCGCGAGCTTCGTCCGCGACGCCTCCGACGTGTACGCCATCAGCGACGCCATCGAGGAGGCCGGCGGCGACATCCCCGTCATCGCCAAAATCGAACGCGCGGGCGCGGTCGAGAACCTTGACGGCATCATCGACGCCGCCTACGGCGTGATGGTCGCCCGCGGCGACCTCGGCGTCGAATGTCCGCTCGAACACGTGCCGATGATACAGAAGCGCATCATCAGCAAGTGTCACGCCGACGGCGTCCCCGTCATCACCGCGACGGAGATGCTCGACTCGATGGTCCACGCGCGGCGACCGACCCGCGCGGAGGCATCGGACGTCGCCAACGCCGTCCTCGACGGCACCGACGCCGTGATGCTCTCCGGCGAGACGGCCATCGGCGACCACCCGGTTCGCGTCGTCGAGACGATGGACCGCATCGTTCGCCAGATAGAGGCCAGCGACGAGTACGAGGAGAACCAAGAGCAGCGCGTACCCACGGCGACCGACGAGTCGCGTACCGAGGCGCTCGCCCGGTCGGCGCGCTACCTCGCCCGCGACATCGGCGCGACGGCCATCGTCGCCGCCTCCGAGTCCGGCTACACCGCCCGCAAGACGGCGAAGTTCCGCCCCGGCGTGCCCGTCATCGCGACGACGCCGAACGACCGGGTCCGCCGCCAGCTATCGCTGTCGTGGGGCGTCAACGCGCAGTACGCCGACTACCGCGAGAGCGCCGAAGAGGTGATGGAAGGCGGCGTCAACGCCGCCCTCGAAGCGGGCGTCGCCGAGAGCGGTGACACGCTCGTCGTCCTCTCGGGGATGATGACAGAACTGGAGGAGACGAACACGACGAACATGCTGAAGGTCCACATCGCCGCCGAGGCTATCACGACCGGCCGCAGCGTCGTCGGCGGACGCGTCGCCGGACCGGTCGTCCGGTTGACCGACGGCGACCTCTCGGAGATTCCCGACGGCGCGTTGGTGGCGCTCGACAGGACGTTCGACGACGAACTCACCGGCGACGTCGACCGCCTCGGCGGCATCGTCGACGCCCGCGAGGGGATGACCGGCTACCCGGCGCTCGTCGCCCGCGAGGTGGACATTCCGATGATAAGCGGCGCGTCGCTGCCCGAGGACGTCGACGACGGCACGCTCGTCACGCTCGACGCCGAGCGCGGCATCGTCTACGACGGCAACGTCATCCGCCACGAGGCGAAACGGTAGCCCGACAGCCACAGAGAACCGTCACCCCCCACCGGCGGCAGACATTTTAGCGACGCTTTCCTACGTCCTGTATGCGCGATTCTCACACCGGGGGAGGAGACGAGGGGGAGACGGACGACGGCGAATCCGAGTGGCGATTCGGTATCGACGACGTCGGCGAGGACGCCGATACGAGCGACGGAGAGGACGCCGATGCGAGCGACGGAGAGAGCGAGACGCGAGACGAGACGCGCGAACTGCCGCCGCTCGAACCGGAGTCGCCGTCGCTGGAGAACAGCTTCTTCGTGCTCGTCGGCGTCCTCGGGACGCTCGTGTTCATCTTCAGCGTACTGTAACGGGGAGCCGAAGCGTTAATCATCCGACGTACTTAGGTCAGCTATGGCACGCCCGCGTCTCGCGCACGTACTGTTACAACTCGACATCGGTCCCGACGCCCTCCCGCTGTTGCTCGTGATGGCCGGTCTCGGTCTCTCTATCGCCGAGGCGCTGGCTCCGGGCGCGAACTTCATCATCGTCGGTATCGCACTGCTGGCGGCCGGACTGGTCGGACTGTTCCTCCCCGCACTGGCGAGTCCGCTCCTCCTCGGGGTTCTCGTTCTCCTCTTCGGCGCGCTCTCGTTCTACGTCTACCGGGAGTTCGACTTCTACGGCGGCAAGGGAACCGCACAGACGTCGGACTCGGACGCGCTGAAGGGAAAGACCGGACGCGTCACCGAGCGGGTGACGCCGTCGGCGGGCCAGATAAAGATCGCCGGCGGCGGCTTCAACCCCTACTACGCCGCCCGCTCGTACCACGGCGAGATTCCCGAGGGGGCCGAGGTGATGGTCGTCGACCCCGGCGGCGGCAACGTCGTGATGGTCGAGTCGTTCGAGGCCGTCGAGGACGAGATCGACCGCGAGCTGGCGAAGGGCCGACGCGAACGCGAACGGGCCGCCGACGAGGTCATCGAGCGCGAGCGCGAACACGAGGAGGAGACCGAACGGGCCTGAACGGCTCCCGGACTCTGTACGAACCGAGAAATCGGGAGACGGTTCGGCGGATACACCGGAGAAGTTGAGGAAAACCTTATCAATCAAACATACAAAGGTCAAGTTATGGACCCCGTCCTGTTACAGACTGGCCTGGGAATACCCATCCTCTTCGTGGGTGTGCTATTCCTCCTGCTGGCAGTCCTCGTAGTGTTTCAGTCCGTCGAAATCGTGCAGGCGTACGAGAAACGCGCGCTGTCGGTGTTCGGCGAGTACCGCAAACTGCTCGAACCGGGTATCAACTTCATCCCGCCGTTCGTCTCGCGGACGTACCGCTTCGACATGCGGACCCAGACGCTCGACGTCCCGCGACAGGAAGCCATCACGCGCGACAACTCGCCCGTCACCGCCGACGCCGTCGTCTACATCAAGGTGATGGACGCGA contains the following coding sequences:
- the metG gene encoding methionine--tRNA ligase, coding for MSHEQFPTDRPAVVTCGLPYANGDLHVGHLRTYVGGDVYSRALRKLGQKTALVSGSDMHGTPVAVNAEKEGVTPEEFALDWHETYEETFPKFNVEFDNYGHTHDETNTELTKEFVRTLDENDHIYEKDIMVAYDPEEDQYLPDRYVEGECPYCGAKARGDECDEGCQRHLEPGEIVDPVSTITGNSAEYRERTHKFFRVSEFQEYLQEFIDRLEGTSNAQNQPREWIEGELQDWCITRDMDWGIDYPGEAGDGTEDLVLYVWVDAPIEYVASTKQYTERVGEAEYDWAEAWREDGDIVHIIGRDIIQHHTVFWPAMLRGVDYEEPRAVMASGFVTLGGKGFSTSRNRAVWADEYLDEGFDPDLLRYYLATNGGFQQDVDFSWSKFQERVNGELVGTVGNFLYRSLLFAYRNYEGTPEGDVSEEVQSRIEGAIRDFGEAVNDYSVRKVGLATVELARFGNEYIQRNEPWKLTDEKPEEAAQVIRDCVQIAKAVAVLFEPVAPGKSERLWDALGEDGSVHDVDVHAALDAPPASFDEPTELFEKIEDERVAELNEKLDARVAEATESEADEGDETETESEESKADADSDVSDLEPISEDRISFDEFQALDLRVGEIVSAEGVDGADKLAKLEVDIGHEVRQIVAGIKQLHDLDSLVGERVVVVANLEQAELFGVESNGMLLAAGEDADILTTHGDSVPGTKVR
- the pyk gene encoding pyruvate kinase: MRNAKIVCTLGPASDDRGTIRGLADAGMSVARLNASHGTTDHRATVVDRIQAVDEATEDPLAAMVDLQGPEVRTAPLDEPITLETGSEVHFFEGDTATPEKVGLSLPIDAAEPGDTILLDDGRIEATVERVVDDGVVARIDSGGELGGRKGVNVPGADLDIDLITDRDYEDIQLAADKDADFVAASFVRDASDVYAISDAIEEAGGDIPVIAKIERAGAVENLDGIIDAAYGVMVARGDLGVECPLEHVPMIQKRIISKCHADGVPVITATEMLDSMVHARRPTRAEASDVANAVLDGTDAVMLSGETAIGDHPVRVVETMDRIVRQIEASDEYEENQEQRVPTATDESRTEALARSARYLARDIGATAIVAASESGYTARKTAKFRPGVPVIATTPNDRVRRQLSLSWGVNAQYADYRESAEEVMEGGVNAALEAGVAESGDTLVVLSGMMTELEETNTTNMLKVHIAAEAITTGRSVVGGRVAGPVVRLTDGDLSEIPDGALVALDRTFDDELTGDVDRLGGIVDAREGMTGYPALVAREVDIPMISGASLPEDVDDGTLVTLDAERGIVYDGNVIRHEAKR
- a CDS encoding DUF7312 domain-containing protein: MRDSHTGGGDEGETDDGESEWRFGIDDVGEDADTSDGEDADASDGESETRDETRELPPLEPESPSLENSFFVLVGVLGTLVFIFSVL
- a CDS encoding NfeD family protein codes for the protein MARPRLAHVLLQLDIGPDALPLLLVMAGLGLSIAEALAPGANFIIVGIALLAAGLVGLFLPALASPLLLGVLVLLFGALSFYVYREFDFYGGKGTAQTSDSDALKGKTGRVTERVTPSAGQIKIAGGGFNPYYAARSYHGEIPEGAEVMVVDPGGGNVVMVESFEAVEDEIDRELAKGRRERERAADEVIEREREHEEETERA